Proteins encoded in a region of the Cytophagia bacterium CHB2 genome:
- a CDS encoding T9SS type A sorting domain-containing protein, with translation PVLLPGAAGSWDEYNVWPSSGAVLKDGLFHLLYTGVNFANPSNSPIGLAISADGITWEKSGVNPVLPSGPVGSWDHEGLGNGSLLFDSDRFRLWYGAHDASGSWHIGYAESKTEDAQNYALDFDGSDDLVKLPRNFLTTPEEISLEAWVKTSSEKPLMLAISLEGAYGFYLNRFAIGTCTPFFDGGTIHGNDFAYGANLNDDRWHHVAATHANGELRIFVDGDFAGATNETLFDINTLDRTAAIGGQFDGSEYMFDGIIDEVRIWNIARTQAQIQANMHTRLQGNEPGLVGYWQFNEGDGQATHDASPFANHGQLGHSSNVDTADPVWVLANRKKDDESCGIPLPAAAAYGNIPGGDQAHADNVGFCFDGQPGALYLTFEAYDIDLQTEVKVRLNGESIFDLPITSNNAWSGLIGLLLPDQLIDDSGSNQLSFDNLKNPPKNWRWGVRQVSIDPFYALPSSAALGRIRNGDESHSDKVVYFFSGQPGDLDLAYEVYDIDNAHEMDILLNGVKIHDEATTANEAWSEQRILLLPDGLVNDTGINVLIFNNTKNPPKNWIWGVRNVSVSLAQAATLALNLSQGLSFSGVALQHASNLFDGQTRPPARPEGDDDGAADSTLAGVATIGPEGYLTVDYAAPQQFDAVMIYPEWNAQRYFRYRIEASLDGQNWQTLIDRTAAAMQGTQFVPLPQTLARFMRIRGASCVVDEAFLPAGVNEQDYWQAHDALIENAAPQELALAELALLRREKILHVDAHTEALPTVFRLAQNYPNPFNPSTTIRFDLPQREQVKLAIYNTMGELVQILTEGSLSAGTHMFTFEAAGLASGVYLYRLQAGAFSETRKLLPMR, from the coding sequence ATCCCGTGCTTTTACCTGGCGCGGCCGGTAGTTGGGATGAATACAATGTCTGGCCAAGCAGCGGAGCCGTTCTGAAAGATGGCCTTTTTCACCTGCTCTATACGGGCGTGAATTTCGCAAATCCAAGCAACAGCCCAATTGGTTTGGCAATCTCGGCAGACGGAATTACTTGGGAGAAAAGCGGCGTTAACCCAGTTCTTCCATCGGGTCCGGTGGGATCCTGGGATCATGAAGGATTGGGAAACGGCTCACTCCTGTTTGACAGTGATCGTTTCAGACTGTGGTATGGCGCGCATGACGCCTCCGGCTCATGGCACATTGGATATGCTGAGTCAAAAACTGAAGATGCACAAAACTACGCTCTCGATTTCGACGGCAGTGATGATCTTGTCAAGTTGCCCCGCAATTTTCTGACAACTCCTGAAGAGATTTCCCTGGAGGCCTGGGTAAAAACAAGCTCTGAAAAACCTCTGATGCTGGCAATATCATTGGAAGGCGCTTACGGCTTTTACCTCAATCGCTTCGCAATTGGAACATGCACACCCTTTTTCGACGGCGGCACAATCCACGGCAATGACTTTGCGTATGGTGCAAATTTGAATGACGATCGCTGGCATCATGTCGCTGCAACACACGCTAACGGCGAGTTGCGCATTTTCGTCGACGGCGACTTCGCCGGCGCTACGAATGAAACACTCTTCGATATTAATACGCTCGACCGGACAGCGGCGATTGGCGGGCAATTCGACGGCAGCGAATATATGTTTGACGGCATCATCGATGAAGTACGCATTTGGAACATTGCCAGAACCCAGGCTCAGATTCAGGCAAACATGCACACGCGTTTGCAAGGCAATGAGCCCGGTTTGGTTGGTTACTGGCAATTTAACGAAGGCGATGGCCAGGCTACGCACGATGCCTCACCCTTCGCAAATCACGGCCAGCTCGGCCACTCGTCGAACGTGGATACGGCAGACCCGGTTTGGGTTTTGGCAAATCGCAAGAAGGATGATGAATCCTGCGGCATTCCGCTTCCCGCTGCAGCAGCCTACGGCAATATTCCCGGCGGCGACCAAGCGCATGCGGACAACGTTGGCTTTTGTTTTGACGGTCAACCCGGCGCTTTGTATCTCACGTTTGAAGCGTATGACATTGATCTGCAAACGGAAGTCAAAGTCAGGTTAAACGGGGAAAGCATTTTTGATCTTCCGATAACGTCGAACAATGCCTGGAGTGGGTTGATCGGCCTGTTGTTGCCGGATCAATTAATTGACGATTCCGGCTCAAACCAGTTGAGCTTCGACAATCTCAAAAATCCCCCCAAGAATTGGCGCTGGGGCGTGCGCCAGGTTTCGATCGATCCGTTTTACGCATTGCCTTCTTCTGCAGCACTCGGCCGGATTCGGAACGGGGATGAATCTCATTCGGACAAAGTGGTTTACTTTTTCTCCGGCCAGCCGGGTGATCTCGATTTGGCTTACGAAGTTTATGACATCGACAATGCTCATGAAATGGACATTCTGCTCAATGGCGTCAAAATTCATGACGAAGCGACCACGGCCAATGAAGCCTGGAGTGAGCAGCGCATATTGTTGTTACCGGACGGCCTGGTGAACGATACCGGCATCAATGTATTGATCTTCAACAACACCAAGAATCCCCCGAAGAATTGGATTTGGGGCGTGCGCAACGTGAGCGTGTCGCTGGCGCAGGCAGCAACGCTTGCGCTGAATCTGTCGCAAGGATTGAGTTTTAGCGGCGTGGCGCTGCAGCATGCCTCAAATTTATTCGACGGCCAAACGCGCCCGCCGGCGCGGCCAGAGGGCGATGACGATGGTGCCGCGGATTCAACCCTGGCAGGCGTGGCGACCATCGGGCCGGAAGGTTATTTGACTGTGGATTATGCGGCCCCGCAACAATTCGACGCGGTGATGATTTATCCGGAATGGAATGCGCAGCGTTATTTTCGTTATCGCATCGAAGCCTCGCTGGACGGCCAGAATTGGCAAACGTTGATTGACCGAACAGCGGCGGCGATGCAAGGCACACAATTCGTGCCGCTGCCGCAAACTCTGGCGCGCTTCATGCGCATTCGTGGCGCGAGTTGTGTTGTGGACGAGGCGTTTCTCCCTGCCGGCGTGAATGAGCAGGATTACTGGCAGGCACATGATGCGTTGATCGAAAACGCCGCGCCGCAAGAGTTGGCGCTGGCAGAGCTGGCCTTGCTGCGCCGGGAAAAAATACTGCACGTCGATGCGCACACCGAGGCTTTGCCCACAGTGTTTCGGCTAGCGCAAAATTATCCGAATCCCTTCAATCCCTCGACCACGATTCGCTTTGATTTGCCGCAACGCGAGCAGGTGAAGCTTGCAATCTACAACACGATGGGGGAATTGGTGCAGATACTCACGGAAGGAAGTTTATCCGCAGGAACACACATGTTCACGTTTGAGGCGGCGGGCTTGGCTTCCGGGGTTTATTTGTATCGCTTGCAAGCGGGCGCGTTCAGCGAGACGCGCAAGTTGCTGCCGATGAGATAG
- a CDS encoding nucleotidyltransferase domain-containing protein: MEFDALKRCLKRYPEIVAAYLFGSAVSGKMTPMSDIDVALIVRDETTLDEILLLTSNIASDIQRLFHREGDVKVLNRIQRLPFLHEVLATGKLIVEREPEIHRRFIRRILTAYLDFQPVYEKCLRTYARSLQRGQAQSRA, encoded by the coding sequence ATGGAATTTGATGCCTTAAAACGGTGCCTGAAGCGCTACCCGGAAATCGTTGCAGCGTATTTATTTGGTTCGGCTGTGAGCGGAAAGATGACGCCGATGAGTGATATCGACGTGGCGCTTATCGTGCGGGACGAAACCACTTTGGATGAGATATTATTGCTAACCAGCAACATTGCGTCTGACATACAAAGACTATTTCATCGTGAAGGCGATGTTAAAGTATTGAATCGCATTCAACGATTGCCGTTTCTGCATGAAGTTCTTGCGACCGGGAAGTTGATCGTCGAGCGTGAGCCGGAAATCCATCGCCGCTTTATCCGCCGGATTTTAACGGCATACTTGGACTTTCAGCCGGTTTACGAAAAATGCTTGCGGACTTATGCCAGGAGCCTCCAGCGTGGTCAGGCCCAATCTCGAGCTTGA
- a CDS encoding amidohydrolase, with the protein MKKTPRLSDFLVSHFSDDLKSHLLALRRDLHQHPELSFQEHRTAQKLYDELAQLPVQQLEHVAGTGVIARIKGRNSRAPVVAIRGDIDALPIQEATDLEYASVNPGVMHACGHDVHATWTIGAAHLLAANPAAGDVMIILQPAEEIGKGALAILENGVLEGVQAIIGGHVDRRFQVGQVVAEAGALAASADEFKIELIGSGSHGARPHEAADPIVGAAALISALQTIVSRRLNPAKAGVVSVGTMRAGSAANIIPERAQLTGTLRALDAETRQLLHDEVRRLATAIAQAYGLLADVEIILGTPVLNNSSQAANWARQAVSNILGEEALAPLGSLNLAGEDFAFYLEKMAGCFLRIGACEPGGKFVAAHAPHFYVAEESIFIGAAVLAETARVASAALSQVH; encoded by the coding sequence ATGAAGAAAACTCCCCGATTATCCGATTTTCTTGTTTCACATTTTTCTGATGACTTAAAGTCACATCTTCTCGCCCTGCGCCGCGACTTGCATCAACATCCCGAACTATCCTTTCAAGAACACCGCACCGCACAAAAGCTTTATGACGAACTGGCGCAATTGCCGGTGCAGCAGCTCGAACATGTTGCCGGTACCGGCGTCATTGCCCGCATCAAAGGCCGAAATTCTCGCGCGCCGGTTGTGGCCATCCGCGGCGATATTGACGCGCTGCCGATTCAAGAAGCAACGGATTTGGAGTATGCTTCGGTGAATCCGGGTGTCATGCATGCTTGCGGCCATGATGTGCATGCCACGTGGACCATTGGCGCGGCGCATTTGCTCGCCGCCAATCCCGCTGCCGGTGATGTCATGATCATCTTACAACCCGCAGAAGAAATCGGCAAAGGCGCGCTGGCAATATTGGAAAACGGCGTCTTGGAAGGCGTACAAGCCATCATTGGCGGCCATGTCGATCGGCGTTTTCAGGTGGGACAAGTGGTGGCAGAAGCCGGAGCACTCGCCGCATCTGCCGATGAATTCAAAATCGAGTTGATCGGCAGCGGCAGCCACGGCGCGCGGCCGCATGAAGCTGCAGATCCGATTGTCGGAGCAGCAGCGTTGATTTCGGCTTTGCAAACGATTGTTTCACGGCGTCTCAATCCCGCCAAAGCCGGCGTGGTGTCCGTCGGCACAATGCGCGCCGGCAGCGCGGCGAACATTATTCCTGAGCGCGCGCAACTCACCGGCACGCTGCGCGCGCTTGACGCGGAGACGCGACAGCTTCTGCACGATGAGGTTCGCCGGCTTGCCACAGCGATTGCGCAAGCTTACGGTTTGCTCGCAGACGTCGAAATCATTTTAGGCACGCCGGTTCTAAACAACTCATCGCAAGCGGCAAATTGGGCGAGGCAGGCCGTGAGCAATATTCTTGGGGAAGAGGCGCTTGCGCCGCTCGGTTCTTTGAATCTGGCGGGAGAAGATTTTGCGTTTTATTTGGAGAAGATGGCGGGATGTTTTTTACGCATTGGCGCTTGTGAGCCCGGAGGAAAATTCGTGGCGGCGCATGCCCCGCACTTTTATGTGGCGGAGGAAAGTATATTTATCGGCGCGGCGGTGCTGGCGGAAACGGCGAGGGTGGCCTCGGCAGCGTTGTCGCAGGTTCATTAA
- the menC gene encoding o-succinylbenzoate synthase — protein MIQIERLTLREIRLPLKEPFEISSGTVTDRRIFLLQLRDVNGVTGWGECVAGEAPNYSAETVETAWLAIREWIAPRVLGRTFHHPREIFPVLEENFRGHNMAKAAVEMGAWELAAQIQAVPLSRLLGGTREKIAAGISLGIQKNPKILVEKAAACRAQGYRKIKVKIKPGADVAFVAAVREALGPEAPMMVDANNAFSLNDIDLLKKLDAFDLIMIEQPLAWDDIVRHAALQKQLKTPICLDESITGLDKAEDMLALGSGRIINIKPGRVGGFTASIAIHDFCAKNGIPVWCGGMLESGIGRAHNVALASLPNFVLPGDLSPSSRYWERDIVTPEWTMDAEGMVTVPLDKPGMGVTVNLDRVDELTVRCEAIAATRSK, from the coding sequence ATGATCCAAATCGAACGTCTCACCTTGCGTGAAATTCGCCTGCCGTTGAAAGAGCCGTTTGAAATTTCCTCCGGCACGGTGACGGATCGCCGCATCTTTTTGCTGCAACTGCGCGATGTCAATGGCGTCACCGGTTGGGGCGAGTGTGTGGCCGGCGAAGCGCCGAACTACTCCGCAGAAACGGTTGAAACCGCCTGGCTCGCCATTCGCGAATGGATTGCTCCGCGGGTGCTCGGACGCACATTCCATCATCCGCGCGAGATTTTTCCTGTGCTCGAAGAAAATTTTCGCGGGCACAACATGGCCAAAGCCGCGGTGGAAATGGGCGCTTGGGAGTTGGCCGCGCAAATTCAGGCGGTGCCGCTCAGCCGCCTGCTCGGTGGCACGCGTGAGAAAATTGCCGCCGGCATCTCGCTCGGTATTCAAAAAAATCCGAAAATTCTCGTGGAAAAAGCCGCGGCTTGCCGCGCCCAGGGCTATCGTAAAATCAAAGTGAAAATCAAACCCGGCGCGGATGTGGCGTTCGTGGCCGCGGTGCGTGAAGCGCTCGGTCCGGAGGCGCCAATGATGGTGGATGCCAATAACGCGTTTTCATTGAATGATATTGATCTACTTAAAAAACTCGATGCCTTCGATCTCATCATGATCGAACAGCCGCTGGCATGGGATGACATTGTGCGGCATGCCGCCTTGCAAAAGCAACTCAAAACGCCGATTTGTTTGGATGAATCCATCACCGGCCTCGACAAAGCGGAAGATATGCTGGCGCTGGGCAGCGGGCGCATCATCAACATCAAGCCGGGACGAGTTGGCGGGTTCACCGCTTCAATTGCGATTCACGATTTCTGTGCGAAGAACGGCATTCCGGTGTGGTGCGGCGGCATGCTGGAAAGCGGCATTGGCCGCGCGCACAACGTTGCGCTGGCCTCGTTGCCGAATTTCGTGTTGCCGGGCGATCTCTCGCCCAGCAGCCGCTATTGGGAACGCGACATTGTGACACCGGAATGGACGATGGATGCCGAGGGCATGGTCACCGTGCCGCTTGACAAACCCGGCATGGGCGTGACCGTGAATTTGGATCGGGTGGATGAGTTGACGGTGAGGTGTGAGGCGATTGCGGCAACAAGATCCAAATGA
- a CDS encoding GNAT family N-acetyltransferase, giving the protein MQIAIRQFRTHAEYKACVALQQETWGAVFTEMVPPSILLVSQKIGGVAAGAFDEHDRLIGFVFGLTGVKNGRLVHWSDMLAVRPEARDLGIGKRLKLYQRELVQALGVETIYWTYDPLVARNAHLNLNRLGVEVEEYVPDMYDSDSQSDLHRGLALDRFVVAWHISSDKPSKETEDTSAKARERFKDAGIINPHGQCATLSENSAFVHARMRIEIPPDIQAVKESSLETAMQWQASVRQACLFYLDHGYRVAGFYRDPENGRCFYGVEK; this is encoded by the coding sequence ATGCAAATCGCCATTCGCCAGTTTCGCACGCACGCCGAATACAAAGCCTGCGTCGCCCTGCAGCAGGAAACGTGGGGCGCGGTTTTCACTGAAATGGTGCCGCCTTCAATTTTATTGGTCAGCCAAAAAATCGGCGGCGTTGCCGCCGGCGCATTCGATGAGCACGATCGGTTGATCGGTTTCGTCTTCGGCTTGACGGGCGTGAAAAACGGGCGGCTGGTGCATTGGTCCGATATGCTCGCCGTGCGGCCGGAAGCGCGTGATCTCGGCATTGGCAAACGCTTAAAATTGTATCAACGCGAGTTGGTGCAAGCGCTTGGCGTGGAAACAATTTATTGGACCTACGATCCGCTGGTGGCGCGCAACGCCCATCTCAATCTCAATCGCCTGGGCGTTGAGGTCGAAGAGTATGTGCCGGACATGTATGATAGCGATTCGCAAAGCGATTTGCATCGCGGCCTGGCATTGGATCGTTTCGTTGTGGCGTGGCATATTTCATCGGATAAGCCGTCAAAGGAGACAGAAGACACCTCGGCAAAGGCCCGCGAACGTTTCAAAGACGCCGGCATCATCAACCCCCACGGGCAATGCGCGACGCTCTCAGAAAACTCTGCGTTCGTGCACGCGCGCATGCGTATCGAAATTCCACCGGATATTCAAGCCGTCAAAGAAAGCTCGCTGGAAACCGCAATGCAATGGCAAGCATCCGTGCGCCAGGCTTGTCTTTTTTATTTGGATCATGGTTATCGCGTTGCCGGTTTTTATCGCGATCCGGAAAATGGCCGCTGTTTTTATGGCGTCGAGAAATAG
- a CDS encoding SpoIID/LytB domain-containing protein: MKKAKNYQIGNLLQETIAGVRILLVLPAFLLTSCLKPYTAMDHSQQPEVRVGLILDAAQAQFEVAEAFSVRGPDGKFQTHIPAGETWIVQPSGISEQPLELRTRDGAQRFTLPEGAEINAHEIKLALGKEQRSYHDRLRFHLTPSGKVTVVNILPVEYYLAGVLPAEMNAQFPLEALKAQAIAARSEVMMKLKPNRDDAIFDICGDATCQAYAGKSQRSALTDRAVNETFGIVLANQNREVVNAPYASVCGGHTENNESIWSGNARPHLRGVFDSVSPHNAVEDLTVEENVRAWLASNPAANCNLEGIAAPAGMAYSKKYFRWQMTFAAAELRDNIRKQTSEDFGDLLDLQAMRRGVSGRITKLRVVGTKKSFEINRELAIRQALSPQTLWSSLFVVDKTASSANGSAAQFIIRGAGAGHGVGMCQIGAATMALRGSKHEAILKHYYSGIRLRRAY; this comes from the coding sequence ATGAAAAAAGCAAAAAACTATCAAATTGGAAACTTGTTGCAAGAGACAATCGCCGGTGTTCGCATCCTACTGGTCTTGCCCGCGTTCCTTCTCACCTCCTGTTTGAAACCTTACACCGCCATGGATCATTCGCAGCAACCAGAGGTTCGTGTGGGTTTGATTTTGGATGCGGCGCAAGCGCAGTTCGAGGTCGCCGAAGCCTTCAGCGTGCGCGGCCCGGACGGCAAATTTCAAACACACATACCGGCAGGCGAAACCTGGATCGTGCAGCCCAGCGGCATTTCTGAACAGCCGCTGGAATTACGCACGCGCGACGGCGCGCAACGCTTCACCTTGCCGGAGGGCGCGGAAATCAATGCGCATGAAATCAAGCTTGCGCTGGGCAAGGAACAGCGCAGTTATCACGATCGTTTGCGCTTTCATCTCACACCGTCCGGCAAGGTTACCGTGGTCAATATTTTGCCGGTGGAATATTATCTTGCCGGCGTGTTGCCCGCGGAAATGAATGCGCAATTTCCGCTCGAAGCATTGAAGGCGCAAGCTATCGCCGCGCGCAGCGAAGTCATGATGAAGCTCAAGCCAAATCGTGATGACGCCATTTTTGATATTTGCGGCGACGCCACTTGCCAGGCTTATGCCGGCAAGAGTCAACGTTCGGCGCTGACGGATCGCGCGGTGAATGAAACGTTCGGAATCGTTTTGGCCAATCAAAATCGCGAAGTCGTGAACGCGCCCTATGCCAGTGTTTGCGGCGGGCACACGGAGAACAATGAAAGCATCTGGTCCGGCAATGCGCGGCCGCATTTGCGCGGCGTGTTTGATTCTGTTTCCCCGCACAACGCGGTTGAAGATTTGACAGTGGAAGAAAACGTGCGCGCCTGGCTGGCGAGCAACCCGGCGGCAAACTGCAATCTCGAAGGCATTGCCGCGCCCGCGGGCATGGCCTACAGCAAAAAATATTTTCGCTGGCAGATGACTTTCGCCGCAGCAGAATTGCGCGACAATATTCGCAAACAAACCAGCGAAGATTTTGGCGATTTGCTCGATCTGCAAGCCATGCGTCGCGGCGTTTCGGGCCGCATCACCAAGTTACGCGTTGTCGGCACAAAAAAAAGTTTTGAGATCAACCGAGAATTGGCGATTCGCCAAGCCTTGTCGCCGCAAACCTTGTGGAGCAGTTTGTTTGTTGTCGATAAAACGGCCAGCAGCGCAAACGGCAGCGCGGCGCAGTTCATCATTCGCGGCGCGGGCGCGGGACACGGCGTGGGCATGTGCCAAATCGGCGCGGCCACGATGGCCTTGCGCGGCAGCAAGCATGAAGCGATTCTCAAACATTACTATTCCGGCATTCGTTTGAGGCGCGCTTATTAA
- a CDS encoding VOC family protein, producing the protein MQIDHVELFVPDRHEAARWYEAALGLKILREHEDWAAHPEGPLMISSDGGHSKLALFAGAPRGNRETAGHHRVAFRTEGQKFLRFLDHLEQFPIFDEAGQRVTRRKVVDHDKAFSIYFCDPYGHRYEVTTYDYDYTVTHLSQLNKK; encoded by the coding sequence ATGCAAATCGATCACGTCGAGTTGTTCGTGCCTGATCGCCATGAAGCGGCCAGGTGGTATGAAGCCGCTCTCGGCTTAAAAATTTTGCGTGAACATGAGGATTGGGCGGCTCATCCCGAAGGGCCGCTGATGATTTCCAGCGATGGCGGCCACTCCAAGCTTGCGCTGTTTGCGGGTGCGCCGCGCGGCAATCGTGAAACCGCGGGACATCACCGCGTCGCGTTTCGCACCGAGGGCCAAAAATTCCTGCGCTTTCTGGATCATCTCGAACAATTCCCCATTTTTGATGAGGCCGGGCAGCGCGTGACGCGGCGCAAGGTTGTCGATCATGACAAGGCGTTTTCAATTTATTTCTGCGACCCTTATGGGCATCGCTACGAAGTTACGACTTATGATTACGATTATACCGTCACGCATTTATCCCAATTGAACAAGAAATGA
- a CDS encoding chemotaxis protein MotB produces the protein MKISYVILVAGLLLILAAVSGYLYNKQRLAQRDLEQQRAVNLELTQKVQTLENQIAALSQQLKEEVSKVSTEKNEEITRLTGTHEALINELKNEIEQKEIQITQLADRLSVSLVDKILFPSGEADLSAAGVQVLQRVGNIIKSAEDKIIRVEGHTDNVPIAARLQARFPTNWELSAARATNVVRFLQESVGIAPERLQAAGFSQYHPVDTNETKEGRSRNRRIEISLLPAGGASGVIPKN, from the coding sequence ATGAAAATTTCCTACGTCATTCTCGTCGCCGGACTCCTTCTGATCCTGGCGGCCGTCTCCGGTTATCTCTACAACAAGCAGCGCCTGGCGCAGCGTGATCTCGAACAGCAGCGCGCCGTGAATCTCGAGTTGACTCAGAAGGTGCAAACCCTCGAGAATCAAATCGCAGCCTTGTCACAGCAACTCAAAGAAGAAGTGTCCAAGGTTTCCACGGAAAAGAACGAGGAAATCACACGCTTGACCGGCACGCACGAGGCCTTGATCAATGAGCTGAAGAATGAAATCGAGCAAAAAGAGATTCAAATCACGCAACTCGCCGATCGTTTATCGGTGAGTTTGGTGGATAAAATTCTGTTTCCGTCCGGTGAAGCGGATTTGTCGGCGGCAGGCGTGCAAGTGCTGCAGCGCGTCGGCAATATCATCAAAAGCGCTGAAGACAAAATTATTCGCGTCGAGGGCCATACCGATAACGTGCCCATCGCCGCGCGTTTGCAGGCGCGCTTTCCCACCAACTGGGAGCTTTCCGCCGCGCGCGCTACAAACGTTGTGCGCTTCCTGCAAGAAAGTGTGGGCATCGCGCCCGAGCGTTTACAGGCGGCGGGCTTTTCGCAATATCATCCCGTTGACACCAATGAAACGAAGGAAGGCCGCAGCCGCAATCGCCGCATCGAAATTTCGCTGCTACCGGCCGGCGGCGCTTCCGGAGTAATCCCCAAAAACTGA
- a CDS encoding 1-phosphofructokinase family hexose kinase, whose translation MILSVTPNPMLDKTLWLSQLQFGKTHRAHRLEEVAGGKGINVSRALRNLNENTLATGFAGGYTGAVIRRLLDAERIPHDFVEIAATTRIGFTLMETDSTRHTAVFEPGHQLQAQEVAKLVECVSERLTQCRALALCGSMPCEGFDHLYVDLIRAARQANVPVFLDSYDAPLRHGLAAGPNFLKPNRDEVLNTFGFDVRRPADLQQALAQLGQTGAQYIFITDGEQPVHVFANGRQYVATPPAIDYVNALGSGDTMVAAFLYGWLRNMPEEELIQFALAAGAVNAAHDMPGYANLAEIKALAPRVHLQRT comes from the coding sequence ATGATTCTCAGCGTCACGCCCAATCCCATGCTGGATAAAACGCTTTGGCTGTCCCAACTGCAATTCGGGAAAACCCATCGCGCGCACCGGTTGGAAGAAGTTGCCGGCGGCAAGGGCATCAATGTCTCGCGCGCCTTGCGCAATTTGAACGAGAACACGCTTGCAACCGGTTTTGCCGGCGGGTATACCGGCGCGGTTATCCGGCGATTGCTGGATGCAGAAAGAATTCCACACGATTTTGTTGAGATCGCCGCAACAACGCGCATCGGGTTCACGCTGATGGAAACGGATTCGACGCGTCATACCGCGGTGTTCGAGCCGGGGCATCAGTTGCAGGCACAGGAAGTTGCCAAACTTGTCGAGTGCGTAAGCGAGCGCTTGACGCAATGCCGGGCCCTGGCGCTGTGCGGCAGCATGCCCTGCGAAGGCTTTGATCATTTGTATGTCGATCTCATCCGCGCTGCGCGGCAGGCCAACGTGCCGGTATTTTTGGATTCTTATGACGCGCCGTTGCGGCACGGCTTGGCTGCCGGGCCGAATTTTCTCAAGCCCAATCGCGATGAAGTTTTGAATACGTTCGGCTTCGATGTGCGCCGGCCTGCAGATCTTCAGCAGGCCCTGGCGCAACTCGGGCAAACTGGGGCGCAATATATTTTCATCACAGACGGCGAGCAGCCGGTTCATGTTTTTGCCAACGGCCGGCAATATGTCGCCACGCCGCCGGCAATTGATTATGTCAATGCGCTCGGCAGCGGCGACACAATGGTTGCGGCTTTTCTTTACGGCTGGTTGCGCAACATGCCGGAGGAAGAATTGATTCAATTTGCGTTGGCAGCAGGCGCCGTAAATGCCGCGCATGACATGCCGGGTTACGCCAATCTTGCCGAGATTAAGGCGCTTGCGCCTCGCGTTCACCTGCAGAGGACCTAG
- a CDS encoding DUF2007 domain-containing protein — translation MFCPNCRSEYVDGITECSDCHIPLVEELPEEMEPENLPAYVKVLVTFNSADLVVIKSLLEGAGLDYYIEGENFHYLGVPPAQSVKLVVREDQAEAAKELLSGLDLRGWSVTRSAESDDDEAEPDQTN, via the coding sequence ATGTTTTGTCCCAACTGTCGCTCGGAATATGTTGACGGAATCACGGAGTGCTCGGATTGCCATATTCCTTTGGTTGAGGAATTGCCGGAAGAAATGGAACCCGAAAATCTTCCAGCTTATGTCAAAGTTCTCGTCACATTCAACTCCGCTGATCTCGTTGTCATCAAATCATTGTTGGAAGGCGCCGGCCTCGATTATTACATCGAGGGCGAGAACTTTCATTATCTCGGCGTGCCGCCGGCGCAATCGGTTAAACTTGTGGTGCGCGAAGATCAAGCCGAGGCCGCGAAGGAATTGTTGTCGGGACTCGATTTGCGCGGCTGGTCGGTTACACGCAGCGCCGAATCCGATGACGATGAAGCAGAGCCGGATCAGACAAATTAA